In the genome of Kitasatospora cathayae, one region contains:
- a CDS encoding NAD(P)/FAD-dependent oxidoreductase encodes MERPRILIVGGGFAGLECARRLERKLSPSEAEITLVTPFSYQLYLPLLPHVAAGVLTPQSVAVSLRRTLRRTHIVPGGAIGVDPASRVCVVRKVTDEVIALKYDILVLAPGSVTRTFDIPGLTDYARGMKTLAEAAYVRDHVIAQLDLASATLDQRERESRLQFVVVGGGYAGTETAACLQRLTTAAARRYPRLDASQIKWHLIDIAPKLMPELGEALGTAALEVLRERGIEVSLGVSVAEVGAETVKFTDGRVLPCRTLIWTAGVAASPLIGTLDAETVRGRLAVTAEMRVPQFEGVFALGDAAAVPDLAKGDGAVCPPTAQHSARQGRAVADNVIASLHNQPLEPYYHKDLGLVVDLGGKDAVSKPVGVELRGVTAQLVARGYHLMAMRTNVAKLRVGANWLMNATAGDDFVRIGFLARQPARLQDFEYTDAYLTRDQVRAHAQSLLAKG; translated from the coding sequence ATGGAACGACCTCGGATCCTGATCGTGGGCGGCGGCTTCGCAGGCCTGGAGTGCGCCCGCCGCCTCGAACGCAAGCTCTCGCCGTCGGAGGCCGAGATCACGCTGGTCACGCCGTTCAGCTACCAGCTCTACCTCCCCCTCCTCCCCCACGTCGCCGCCGGCGTCCTCACCCCCCAGTCCGTGGCCGTCTCCCTGCGCCGGACCCTGCGCCGCACCCACATCGTCCCCGGCGGCGCCATCGGGGTGGACCCGGCCTCCCGGGTGTGCGTGGTCCGCAAGGTCACCGACGAGGTGATCGCCCTGAAGTACGACATCCTGGTGCTCGCCCCCGGCAGCGTCACCCGCACCTTCGACATCCCCGGCCTCACCGACTACGCCCGCGGCATGAAGACGCTCGCCGAGGCGGCCTACGTCCGCGACCACGTCATCGCCCAACTCGACCTCGCCTCGGCCACCTTGGACCAGCGGGAGCGCGAGTCCCGGCTGCAGTTCGTGGTGGTCGGCGGCGGCTACGCGGGCACCGAGACGGCCGCCTGCCTGCAGCGCCTCACCACCGCCGCGGCCCGCCGCTACCCGCGTCTGGACGCCAGCCAGATCAAGTGGCACCTGATCGACATCGCCCCCAAGCTGATGCCCGAGCTCGGCGAGGCGCTGGGCACCGCCGCCCTGGAGGTGCTGCGCGAGCGCGGCATCGAGGTGTCGCTGGGCGTCTCGGTGGCCGAAGTCGGCGCCGAGACGGTCAAGTTCACCGACGGCCGGGTGCTTCCCTGCCGCACCCTGATCTGGACGGCCGGCGTGGCCGCGAGTCCGCTGATCGGCACCCTGGACGCGGAGACGGTCCGCGGCCGGCTCGCCGTGACGGCGGAGATGCGGGTGCCGCAGTTCGAGGGCGTGTTCGCGCTCGGTGACGCGGCCGCCGTCCCGGACCTCGCCAAGGGCGACGGCGCGGTCTGCCCGCCCACCGCCCAGCACTCGGCCCGCCAGGGCCGCGCGGTGGCCGACAACGTGATCGCCTCGCTCCACAACCAGCCCCTGGAGCCGTACTACCACAAGGACCTGGGCCTGGTGGTCGACCTCGGCGGCAAGGACGCGGTCTCCAAGCCGGTCGGCGTCGAACTGCGCGGCGTGACAGCCCAGTTGGTGGCCCGCGGCTACCACCTGATGGCGATGCGCACCAATGTGGCCAAGCTCCGGGTGGGCGCGAACTGGCTGATGAACGCGACCGCCGGAGACGACTTCGTCCGCATCGGCTTCCTCGCCCGCCAGCCCGCCCGACTGCAGGACTTCGAGTACACCGACGCCTACCTGACCCGGGACCAGGTGCGCGCCCACGCCCAGTCCCTGCTCGCCAAGGGCTGA
- a CDS encoding GDSL-type esterase/lipase family protein, with product MPENGSSIISSTPGLVRRLLSAALALPLATGGLLAGDLLAATPARAATIPSGPTASVTLGDSYISGEAGRWKGNSADSGGSRTGTDRAWTGSSYDPGLIYGATAANGCDRSDVAEVLGASTVAQKQINLACSGAVTTNIFRASNGGQAYKGEAPQADQLATVAAQNNIKLITLSIGGNDLGFASVISNCVQDYLIWYSYCHDSQQSAIDSKMPTAMAGVGKAIDEIRAVMSDAGYAQSDYRLVLQSYPSPIPRSAEMRYPESGWSRSNTGGCPFWDADADWARDSMVPQISTALAGVAASKGVQFLDLSNMLQGREVCSTATQQPTASTGPSATTSEWARFLDGGFNTTQGVLQESMHPDYYGQLALGRCLTLLWGQSSGDYACRNTAGRDASGMYLVAR from the coding sequence GTGCCCGAAAACGGTTCGAGCATCATCAGCAGCACCCCTGGACTCGTCCGACGGCTGCTCAGCGCAGCCCTCGCCCTCCCGCTCGCCACCGGCGGTCTGCTGGCCGGTGATCTGCTGGCCGCGACGCCCGCCCGGGCCGCCACCATCCCGAGCGGACCGACCGCCAGCGTGACGCTCGGAGACAGCTACATCTCCGGTGAGGCCGGCCGCTGGAAGGGCAACTCCGCCGACTCCGGCGGCAGTCGGACCGGCACCGACCGGGCCTGGACCGGCAGTTCGTACGACCCCGGTCTGATCTACGGCGCGACGGCCGCCAACGGGTGCGACCGCTCGGACGTCGCCGAGGTGCTCGGGGCCTCGACCGTCGCGCAGAAGCAGATCAACCTGGCCTGCTCCGGGGCCGTCACCACGAACATCTTCCGCGCCTCCAACGGTGGCCAGGCGTACAAGGGCGAGGCCCCGCAGGCCGACCAACTGGCCACCGTGGCAGCACAGAACAACATCAAGCTGATCACGTTGTCGATCGGGGGCAACGACCTCGGCTTCGCCAGCGTCATCTCGAACTGCGTCCAGGACTACCTGATCTGGTACAGCTACTGCCACGACTCGCAGCAGTCGGCGATCGATTCGAAGATGCCGACCGCGATGGCGGGCGTCGGCAAGGCGATCGACGAGATCCGCGCGGTCATGTCCGACGCCGGCTACGCGCAGTCGGACTACCGGCTGGTCCTGCAGTCGTACCCGTCGCCGATCCCGCGCAGCGCCGAGATGCGCTATCCGGAGAGCGGCTGGAGCCGTTCCAACACCGGCGGCTGCCCGTTCTGGGACGCGGACGCCGACTGGGCGCGCGACTCGATGGTGCCGCAGATCTCCACGGCGCTCGCCGGGGTCGCGGCCAGCAAGGGCGTGCAGTTCCTGGACCTCTCCAACATGTTGCAGGGCCGCGAGGTCTGCTCCACGGCCACCCAGCAGCCGACCGCGAGCACCGGTCCGTCCGCGACCACCAGTGAGTGGGCGCGGTTCCTGGACGGCGGCTTCAATACCACCCAGGGAGTGTTGCAGGAGTCGATGCACCCCGACTACTACGGGCAGTTGGCGCTCGGGCGCTGCCTGACCCTGCTGTGGGGGCAGAGCAGCGGTGACTACGCCTGCCGGAACACGGCGGGGCGGGACGCGAGTGGGATGTACCTGGTCGCGCGCTGA